GTAACTATTCCATATAGGGCAGAAACTATACTTGGCCAGAGCTTGAAGTTGTAGAATAGCTTAATAATAATAGGCAGGCAGCATACAGCTGCAATTGTCATTTGGAAATAGTAGAATTCTTTTCGGGTTGTTTTTAAGCTTGCTACTATTATTGTAATTACCAAAGCAGTAGCAGAGGGAACAAAGGGACCAATGTAGCTCAAAGTCCAGCCTTTCAATGAGAAGGTAGTGTCAATGGCTATTAGTAAAATACTTATAATAACATTATCAAAAATCATCATTAAGGGGGTTAGCTTGCCCTTTGTTATTGGTATTCCAAATAGTATCCACAGCATCCAGACAGCAAAAATAGGTATTATACTCCAGT
The genomic region above belongs to Clostridium swellfunianum and contains:
- a CDS encoding DUF6320 domain-containing protein produces the protein MRCESCKIETNNITNNCPLCGKHLSESDSEHKDVYPNLGEKPLKERGKLFKWLLFSTIIYTLFMFGLNLITPHKYYWSIIPIFAVWMLWILFGIPITKGKLTPLMMIFDNVIISILLIAIDTTFSLKGWTLSYIGPFVPSATALVITIIVASLKTTRKEFYYFQMTIAAVCCLPIIIKLFYNFKLWPSIVSALYGIVTILAMLIFGDKRFRYEAKKRLHF